A segment of the Vagococcus hydrophili genome:
CGCTTCTAAAGCTGTTTGGGAAAACATGAAAGACATGAAAACAGTTGGCGTAATTAACGAAGATAAAGTGAATAAAGTCATGGATATTGCAGTTCCTGTGGGAGTTGTTGCTGGTTTGATTCCATCAACTAACCCAACATCAACTGTTATCTATAAAGCACTTATTTCATTAAAAGCTGGAAACAGTATTGTCTTTTCTCCACATCCAACTGCCTTAAAATGTATCACTGAAACAGTAGATATCATTAGAAATGCAGCTGTTAGAGAAGGATGTCCAGCCGGAGCAATCAGTGTGATGGCAACACCAACGATGCAAGGAACTGCTGAATTAATGAAACATGATTTAACTAAATTAATTTTAGCAACAGGTGGCTCTGCCATGGTTAAAGCGGCTTATTCATCAGGAACACCCGCAATCGGTGTCGGACCAGGAAATGGCCCAGCCTTTATTGAAAAAACGGCAAACATTCCTGTGGCTGTTAAACACATTATGGAATCAAAAACATTTGATAACGGAACAATTTGTGCTTCTGAACAATCAATTGTTGTTGAAGAAGTCAGTAAACAAGCTGTTATTAGTGAATTCAAAAAACAAGGTGCTTACTTCTTAACGAAAGAAGAAGCGGCTCAATTAGAGAAATTCATCATGCGTGCAAACGGCACAATGAATCCACAAATTGTCGGGAAATCAATTGATACTATCAGTAAATTAACTGGTTTAACTTTCCCACAAGGCACACGTGTCTTAATCGCTGAAGAAGATCGAGTGGGAATGAAAGTTCCTTATTCTAGAGAAAAATTAGCACCAATTTTAGCATTCTATACAACCAAAGATTGGGAAGATGCTTGTCAGTTATGTATTGAAATATTAACTAATGAAGGTGCCGGACACACAATGGTTATCCATACCGAAGATGATAACGTGGTTAGAGAATTTGGCTTGAAAAAACCTGTCTCTCGTTTATTAGTCAATACGCCAGGAACATTAGGTGGTATTGGAGCCTCAACAAACATTAACCCAGCTTTAACATTAGGTTGTGGTGCTGTCGGCGGAAGTTCAACTTCAGACAACATCAGCCCAGAAAACTTATTTAACTTAAGAAAAGTCGCTTACGGCGTTTGTGAATTAGATGAATTACGTGGTGAAGATCTTAATCTAGTTGATAATAAAGTTGAAACATGTTCAACTAAAGATTCAAAAGATGAATTAATCAACAAGATTGTGGCAGCAGTGCTAGAAAAACTTTAAACTTGGTTTTAATTATATTAAAATAAATTATACATAAAATATTAGGAGGAACATTATTATGAACGCAAACGCATTAGGAATGATCGAAACAAAAGGTTTAGTAGGAGCTATCGAAGCAGCAGATGCAATGGTGAAAGCAGCTAACGTAACATTAATTGGTAAAGAACAAGTAGGTGGCGGATTAGTAACAGTTATGGTTCGTGGTGATGTAGGTGCTGTTAAAGCGGCAACTGACGCTGGAGCTGCAGCAGCTGAACGTGTTGGAGAATTATTATCAGTTCACGTAATTCCTCGTCCACATTCAGAAGTTGACGAAATTTTACCAAAAATGGGTTAATTCTTTAACTTAATATGAGAAAAAAATAAAGAGTCTAAAGGGTATATGTCTATATGAATATACCCTTTTCTCAAAGAGAAGGGTGTGTTATCGTGGCCGTTTTAACTGAATATGACGTTCGAAATATCTTAAAAAAAGAATGTCTAACGGAAATGATAATTGCAAAAGGAACCATTGTAACACCTTCAGCTAAAAGTTTTTTAAATGATAAAGGCATTACCATTCTTTTTGAAAAAGATGAGGCAGCGCAAGTTGAGGTTGAGATTTGTGAAGAGGAAGTTTCGGAAACACATGAAGTTCCTCAGTTTAGTGGTGATCATTTTTTACTCAAAAAGAATTCTATTCAGTGGACACTGCTAAAAATTGAGTTTATTAAATTTCAAAAAAGCTTAACAGAAGTAGAAAATAGTCATTTGAATGATCCTTTACATTTAATTTTAAAAATGATTGATGACGTTGTTTCAGGTCTAGGACAGACCTTTTGGCTTAATACGAACTATTTAACTTTGGAAGAAGAATCAAAAGAAGTTGAACTTAGTATTGAATTAGAAGACTATCAACTTGAATTATATCGCTTAATGCTACTTACAAAGAAGCGTTGTTGTGAGTTAGTTGAGTGCCATAAAGACGGTTTTGGTATCTGCCAAAGAGAAGATTTACTGGAGTTAGAAGTGAGATTCCCTGAATACATTAAGTCATTGATTAATAGTTAAAAATGTTTATTTACTCTAAACGAAGGAGGTTATCAAACAGTGGAAATTACAAATGAAAATATTGATGAAATCATCAAAGAAGTCGTATCAAGATTGCAACCTAAACGTGATTTTGAAGTGGAAGCAAGTGGTCGTCACGTCCATTTATCTCGCGCCGACATTGATACATTATTTGGAAAAGGCTATCAATTGACTAAAGTCAAAGACTTGTCTCAACCAGGCCAATTTGCCTGTAAGGAACGGATTAATTTAATCGGTCCTAAAGGTGTCCTTAAAAATGTTGTCATTTTAGGCCCTGAAAGAAAAGAATCTCAAGTAGAGATTTCTGGAACAGACGCTTTAACACTAGGTGTGAAAGTACCTGTCAGAGAAAGTGGCGATATTGTTGGCACTCCAGGTATTCTGATGATGAACGGAATGACAAGTTTACAATTATCAAAAGGATTGATTATTGCTAAGCGTCATGTCCATTTAACAGAAGAAGATGCGTGGCGTTTTAAAGTCAAACAAGGAGAAATCGTTCAAGTTAAAATTGACGGCGAACGTCCACTTATTTTTGATGATGTGGTGATTCGTGTGAGTTCTAAATTTGCGACCTATATGCACATTGATTACGATGAAGCCAATGCATGTGGCTTTAAAAAAGGAACCAGAGGAACAATCATTAAGAAATTAGGTAATTGGAATGGATAATTTTGAAGAACTTGTTCAGATTGTGACTCAAAAGGTTTTAGAGGCTTTAGGAGACAAAACAGGAATCTACCAAGATAAAACAAATGCTTTCGGTGTTTATGGTGAAGAAACAGAGGTCTTAAAACAATTCATAAAAGATTCAGAGCATGAAATTTCTGTATTATCAGATTCTTCAACTGGTGTGGTAATATCACAACTTTCATTAGAAACCTTGATGAGAATTGCCAACATGTTACCTGAAACACCAGCAGAAAAAATTATTTTAGAAGCTCTTTTGGAAAAGAAAAAAGTTTATGTTTTAAACAATGGTAAAGAATACCGATCACTCATTAAGAAAAGTCTTTACGGTGTGAAAGAACAAGTCCAAAAAGCTGAAAATCAGTGGTCAAAATTTGGTGCCGAGTTTGTCACAGTTAAATTAACAAGCGTGACAAATGAAAACAATAAAAAAGTTATCACAAGGGAATCACTACAAAAAGAAATGAATCAAGGCATAAGTGAATGGACAGTCACAGATTCAATGATTGTCACACCTTTAGCTAAAGATTTTATTCGGGAAAAACAATTAAAGTTTAATTATGTAAGAAATGAGGAATAGTCATGTTAATTGGAACGGTATCAGGTAGTCTTTGGGCAACTCGCAAAAATGAAAATTTGAGTGGCTTAAAATTTTTATTAGTAGACATTGAAGAAAAATCACCAGATGTACCCACAAAAACAATCGTAGCAGCTGATACTGAAGGTGCTGGCTTTGGCGATGTTGTCTTAGTGACAACAGGTGGTTCTGCTAGGGTGGCTCTAGGCTCATCTGAAGTTCCAGTTGATGCGGCAATTGTTGGTATTATCGATTCTGTTGAAAGAAATCAGTAGTACTAAGTTAAAAAGGACATTAGGAGGCAGCAATTAATGAGTATTAATGAAATTATTATGTATATTATTGCATTCTTCATGGTTTTAGGCGGAATTGATTACGTTTTAGGTAATAAATTCAATCTAGGTAACCAATTTGAAGAAGGTATTATGGCAATGGGAGCTTTAACTTTATCAATGGTGGGGATTATTACTTTAGCTCCAATCTTAGCAAATATTTTAAAACCAATCGTTGTGCCAATTTATACAGCGCTAGGAGCAGATCCAGCAATGTTTGCAACGACTTTATTAGCAAACGATATGGGTGGTTATACACTAGCTATGGAAATGGCTCAAACGCCAGAAGCAGGACTTTTTGCGGGAACTATTTTAGGTGCCATGATGGGACCTACAATTGTTTTCACGATTCCAGTAGCATTAGGAATCATTAAAAAAGAAGACCAAAAATATTTAGCAACAGGTGTTTTATCAGGAATGGTTACTATTCCAATCGGAGCTTTTGTGGGTGGTTTAGTGGCAGGCTTTGAAGTTAAGATGCTTATCATGAACTTAATCCCAATCGTTATCGTAGCAGCTTTGGTTATGGTGGGCTTATTATTAATTCCAGATGGTATGATCAAAGGTTTCACTTACTTTGGTAAAGGTGTGGTTATCATCGCTATCATCGGTTTAGTATTAGGTGCACTGCAACAATTAGTTGGTATTACAGTGATTGAAGGCATCGCCCCAGTTTCAGAAGGTATCGAAGTAGTCGGTGGGATTGCTTTAACATTAGCTGGAGCATTTGTATTAGTTCAAGTGATTACACGTGTCTTCAAGAAACCTTTAATGGGCTTAGGTAAAGTCTTAGGTATGAACGAAACATCTGCAGCAGGTTTAGTAGCAACTCTAGCAAACAACATTGCTATGTTCCAAACAATGAAAGACATGGACGAACGTGGAAAAATTATTAACGTGGCATTTGCTGTATCAGCGTCATTTGTTTTAGGTGACCACTTAGGCTTTACAGCTGGTGTTGCTAAAGAGATGATTTTCCCAATGATCGTTGGTAAATTAGTTGGTGGTATTACAGCGATTGCTGTGGCAATTTTTATGGCAAACAAAACAATGAAAAAAGCAGAAGCAACTAAAGAGGTGGCTTAATCATGGATGATAATCAAAAAAGTATTATTGAAAGCGTTGTTCGCCAAGTCTTAATGGAAAAAATGAGCGGACTCTCTCAATTAACTAAAAATGTTGACCCAAGTGGTGTTTTATCAGTTAAGTTACCACTTTTAGAAGTAAATGAAGATGATCGTTTAGATACAGGAACACCTAGTGATGTGGTTTATTGTAAAGACCTTGTGACTTTAGAAGAAAGCCCACGTTTAGGCTGTGGACTAATGGTAATGAAAGATACAACTTTCGACTGGACACTTGAGTATGATGAAGTTGACTATGTTATCGAAGGAACATTAACGGTGATTGTTGATGGACGTCGAATTTCTGCTGGTCCTGGAGAAATTCTATTTGTACCAAAAAGCAGTAGTATTCAATTTTCAGTTGAAGGGGATGCAAGATTCGTCTATGTGACGTATCCGGCAGACTGGGCATCACAATAATTTTTTAGGAGGTTTATTATGGTTGATTTAAAACAAGTGAATCAGGTACTACAAGAATTTAATGAGATCGTAAATACTAAAAAATATCGCCCTTTTGACAAGAATAAAACACTAAAAGTTGGCGTGGATTTAGGAACTTCTTCGATTGTTTTGGCTATTTTGGATGAACAAAATAAGCCGATTTATGGAAGTTTTGAATATGCGGAGGTAGTTAGAGATGGCTTAGTAGTGAACTACATTCAAGCAGTTCAAATTGTGACGAAGTTAGTTCATGAAGCTGAAGAAATACTTGGCGTTGAATTAACAGAAGCTGCAACGGCTGTTCCACCTGGTACATTAGGGAATGATTTTAAAGTCGTTTCTAATGTGTTAGAATCTGCTGGCTTAAATGTAACGACTGTTGTTGATGAACCATCAGCAGCAGCTCGTTTACTTGATTTAGAAAAAGGTGCTGTTATTGATGTGGGTGGTGGTACAACGGGGATTAGTATTATTGAAGATCATACTGTTGTTAAAACGATTGATGAGCCAACTGGTGGGACACACATGTCCTTAGTTTTAGCTGGCTATCATAAAGTACCAGTGCCAGAAGCAGAATTAATTAAGCGAGATCGAAGCCGTGAGTCAGAAACCTTTATGATCATTAAACCAGTAGTGGATAAAATGGCGAATATTACAAAACAGTTTCTTGAAACCTATCCAATCGAACCTTTATTTGTTGTTGGTGGCGCCAGTTTCTTCGATGATTTTTCGAAAGTCTTTTCTAAGTATCTAGGAAAAGAAGTGCTTAGACCTGACTACCCTCAATTTGTAACACCAATTGGTATTGCCATTGCGAGTGAAAAAGAGTAGAGGTGTTAGTGAGATGATTTCAGAAGTAAAAAAATTATCGGTCGATGATTTAGATGAGTGTGTTGCAACCTTTAAAGATGCCTCTTTAAATCAAGCCTATGCTGGTCAAGTGATTGATTGGATAAAAACTGGATTAAGTCATAATGAGTTATGGGGTGCGTTAACTAATACAGGCGAACTCATAGGAATCATGTGGATAGAAGAAAAAGGCTTTTTTCACGAGTATCCATATCTTGCTTTAATATGTGTGAAAGATTCTTATCAAGGCAAGGGATTAGGTACTTTTTTACTAAGTATCTATGAAGCAATTGGTAGAGCCTTGAATAAGAAGAAAATAACACTTATGGTAGGCGATTTCAATGTGAATGCTAAAAGGTTATATGAATCTGTAGGATATCAAGAAATTGGTAAAGTTCCTTCAGCGTACATGCCGAATATTGCTGAATTTATTATGTTAAAAGAGTTAGATTAGTAGTAAGGGAAATTCAATTAAACTTAAATTAGTGAATGATTAAACTTTCACAATCAGTTCGAATTTTATTGATAAAGAGGCACGAGTGTTATATTATTAAACTAGAGATTTATGACAATTTAATAGCAGTTTTAGTGATGGGAAATGAGGTGTAATTCCTCAACAGACCCTTTCTACTGTAATGCGGACGAAATTCTTGAAATACCACTGTCGAAAGATTTGGAAGGTAAGAAAAGTAGGGTGAAGCAAAGTCAGGATATCCAAGCTAAATCGAGAAAAAATAATTCTATCGGGAAATTGTTTTTTTTGGTGTGTTAGCTTGCTTTTTTTAGGGGTATTCTAACAGATATTTAGTATACAAAAAAAACAAACTATTGTTCTGATTGAACGATAGTTTGTTTTTTTTATATAAAATTATAAAAGGAGCGTTTGGAATGAACAAAAAAACAAAAGAAATGACGTTGATTGCATTGATGATTGCACTGAGCATTCTAGGAGCAAATATTAAATTACTTGGCTCGATTGCACTGGATTCTTTTCCGGCTTTTATTTCTACAATTATTTTAGGGCCAGGAGTTGGAATGATGGTTGCTTTCTTTGGTCATATGGTTTCAGCAATGTTATCAGGATTTCCTAGTACCTTACCAATTCATTTGATGATTGCAACCATGATGATGCTATGTGTCTTTGTATATGGTTACATTAGAAAAAAATACAGTCGGTACCCAGTGATGTCTAAAGTGGTTTCAATTGCAGTAGCCTTTATAATTAATGTTCCTCTAGACTTACTTTTACTATATCCATTCTTAAAAGAAGTTGTTTTTGTATTATTTGTACCTCTAACAATTGCAACATTTGCTAATCTATTTTTAACAGAAGTTGTGTATGCTTGTTTACCTTCTAAAATAAAAAATTATTCTAAAATCCAACAAGATATGAAAGGACATTAAGATGGTCGGACCTCACGGTGGTAATGTTAAAGAACTAACTGAGTTATATCAATTATCAGAACAATCAATCATTGATTTTAGTGCCAATATCAATCCATTAGGTGTATCGAAAAAGCTTAAAGAAGAGATAAATAATAAATTTGATCAGGTACTTCATTATCCAGATTTAAGATATAAAGAATTAAAAAATCTTATTGCTAAGCATCATGAAGTTAAATCAGAGGAGATATTTTTAGGTAATGGTGCAGCAGAAGCAATCTATGCTTTAGCAAGTGCTTTGGATTCAGAAAAAGTCTTAGTGCTAGCTCCCACATTTTCTGAATATGAAGATGCTTTTGCTCATAAATTAACAGATATTCGTTACTTTAAAACTGAAAGTACTGATTTTTCAGTCAATATGGATGATTTAATATCTGCTATTAAGCAAGAAAATGTAGACACGATTTGTCTATGTAATCCTAATAATCCTACTGGAAAACTAATAGAGAAAAAAGAAATTAAGCGTTTGTTAGCGTACTGCGACGAACATAATATACGCTTAATCGTAGACGAAGCTTTCATGGATTTTTTACCTAAAGAAGAATCTTTAACGAGTGAATTAGCAGAAAATCAGCATTTATTTATTATTAGATCATTAACGAAAATTTTTGCTATTCCTGGCTTGCGTCTAGGTTATTTACTAACAAGTAATGAAAGTGTCATGATCAAACTAAATCAAAGAGCGATTCCGTGGCGGATTAATTGCTTTGCAGAAATAGCGGGAAAAGTTTCTTTAGAAGATGAAGAATATCTAAAAGAAAGTCTTTCTTATATTGAAACAGAACGAAAATTTTTAGAAGAAAACCTAAAAAAAATATCAGACATAACATTGTTTAGTAGTACGGTTAATTTCATATTCTTTAATTGTTCCAAGTATAGTTATCTGCAAAAGGATTTATTAGAAAAGGGCATATTAATCCGTGATTGTTCAAACTATCAAGGGCTTTCTGATTATTATTTCAGAATTGCTGTTAGAAGTCATGCTGAAAACGAAGTACTAGTAAAAGTATTTGAGGAGTATTTCTATGGAGAAAATAACAGTTAGCTGTTCTGGAAGTTGCGGGGAGCTTATTCAGGGGTATGTTGATGATGTTCCTTATTTGGTGAGTTGTGGGATTAAGTTATTTTCCTATGTAACGATCAGTGAAGAGGGCAGTCAAAAAAGTCAAATCGGAAAGAAAGCAATAAAAGCTTCTCGTTTAGTTGAAGACTATTTAAACATTCCAAAAGAAAAGCAAAGGCGACTGAAAATAGCCATTCAATCTGAATTAACTAAGTCAAAAGGGATGGCAAGTAGTACTGCTGATATTGCAGCAACTATTTACGGAACGGCGCTTTTTTACGGAATTGACCTTGCTAAAAAAGAAATCGCTTACCTATGTGTCCAAATAGAGCCGACAGATAGTGTTTTTTTTGACTCAATGACCTTATTAGATTTAAAAAAAGGAAGAGTGATGGATATTTCTCAATGGTTCCCTGATTTTTTGGTCTTAATGTTAGAACCTAATAAAGGTATTAATACCCAAAAACATCATACCTCAAAAAATGAATTACTAGCTAAAGAGCAATCTTTACAATTTAGAGAAGTCTATCAAACTTATTATGAAGCAGTGAAGGAGAAAGAGTTAGCTAGATTAGGTGAAGCTGCGACAAAAAGTGCTTGTTTAAACCAAGAAATATTACCAAAACCTTATTTTAAAGAGATACTTTTAGTTAAAAAAAAATTTGATTCTGTTTTTGGTGTTAATGTTGCTCATAGTGGGACAGTTGTTGGTATTTTATTAAAAAATTTAAGTGAAATAGAAGCAATTAAAGAAGAATTAACAAAATTAGGTGTGACACGTTTTTATAAAAAAATAGGTGTCCATCAATCATATTTTGAAGGACTTCAACAAGTGGAGGACATGGAAAAATGAAGAAAATCATGGTGAGTGCGGCATCTAGCGGTTCAGGAAAAACCACTGTCACTTTAGGTTTATTAGAAGCTTTGAAGAGGCGAAATTTAGATGTTCAACCGTTTAAAGTGGGACCAGATTATGTAGATACTAAATATCATAGTCGTATCACAGAAAATTCATCGAGAAACTTAGATTCGTTTTTAATTCAGAATAAAGAGACGATTAAATATTTGTTTGATAAACAGGCAAGTCAAGTTGATATAGCAGTGATTGAAGGTGTGATGGGATTGTTTGATGGCTTTGGCATAGATAAGGATTGTTGTTCAAGTTCTGCTATGGCAAAAGACTTAAACGCACCTGTTCTACTTGTTGTGGACGGTAAATCAGCATCCACCTCGATTTCAGCGGTTGTTAAAGGCTTTGAGGAATTTGATTCAGATTTAAAAATTCAAGGAGTGATTGTCAATAATATCGCGTCTGAAAATCATTTTAGTTTAGTTAAAGGAGCGATAGAAAAATACACGAAGGCAACAGTGTATGGCTATCTACGGAAAAATCGAACCTTTGCTCTTCCTTCGCGTCAATTAGGCTTAGTACCAGATAATGAGATTGATAATGTCATGGGAATTATTGGTTTAATTGCAGACAGTTTGGAGGAGACCGTTGATATTGATCGTTTACTGTCAGATTTAGTAGATGAAGACGTGCAGCAAATCAACTTTCCTTTTGAGTTAGTACCGAGCAATCAATCTATTAAGATTGCCATTGCTAAAGACGATGCCTTTCATTTTTATTATCCAGATAATTTAGAGTTATTAGAAAAAATAGGTGCTGAAATTATTGAATTTAGCCCGATGAGAGATAAAGAATTACCTCAAGCTGATTTTTACTATTTTGGTGGTGGCTACCCAGAAGAATTTGCGAAAGAATTATCAGAAAACAAAGAGATGCGTGAGTCTGTTTTAAAAGCTCATGAAGCTTGTAAACCTATTTTAGCTGAATGTGGTGGGTTAATGTATTTAGGAACTTCCTTAAAAATCGCGGAGGATAGCTTTCCAATGGTTGGAATTTTTGAAGGTCAGAGTGAGATGACTTCGAGATTAAAACGTTTTGGTTATTGTTACGGTGTGTTAAAAGAGGACTGCTTACTTGGTAAAAAAGGGGATAAAGTTTACGGACATGAGTTTCATCATTCTATTTTTGAAACGTCTGAAGAAACAGCCATGTTAATGGAGAAAAAAAGAGATGGCAAGCTTATCTCTTCATGGGAAGGTGGTTATCAAAAAAATAATACTTTTGCTAGTTACTTGCACTTACATTTCTTTCAAAGTGAACCATTTATTTATCAACTTGTTAATTCGATACATGTTCAGGAGGACGAGACATGACCATCATCCTGATTATTTTAGCCTTTGTTTTAGATTTACTAATAGGAGATCCTTATCACTGGCCTCATCCGGTCAAAGTCATTGGCAATTATATTAATTTATTTCAAAAAGATTTTGTCAAACCAACGGATTCATCGAAGAAAAAATATGTATTAGGTGGCTTTTTATGGCTAAGTACGGTGATCTTTGCTTATTTAGCAACTTGGATTTTGATCGTCGTCGCCTTTAATATCAACGCTTATCTTGGAATGGCAGTGTTTGTTTACCTAGCCTATACCACTTTAGCCACCAAATCTTTGGCTAAAGAAGGTAAAAAGATCATTAAAACCCTTGAAAATGGCACGATTGAAGAAGCTAGATATCAAGTCTCAATGATTGTCGGTAGAGATACGAGTGAGTTAACAAGAGAAGAGATTGCTAAAGCTACCGTTGAGACGATTGCTGAGAACACATCGGATGGTGTGATTGCCCCAATGATTTTCTTGTTTATTGGAGGACCACCTTTAGCGATGGCTTATAAGGCGGTGAACACACTAGATTCAATGGTGGGTTATTTGACACCTAAGTACAAAGAAATTGGTTATGTCTCAGCGAAGATGGATGATCTCTGGAATTTGATTCCTGCCCGAATCAGTTTTTTATTGATAGCTCTGAGTAGCGTGTTACTTAATATGAATCCTAAAAATACATTTATGATTGGCTTTAGAGATCGTAAGAATCATAAAAGTCCTAATGGGGGTTATTTAGAAGCACCCGCTGCTGGTGCATTAGGAATTCAGCTAGGTGGAAGTCATGTGTATCACGGTGTAGAAATCTACAAACCAACTATTGGGGAAGCTTTAAAAGAAGTTGATAGTGGTGATATTTTAAAAATGAATCAACTATTGTATTGTTCAGCGATACTAGGTTTAGTGTTGTTTTCAATGATTTTATTTCTGATTCAACGATAAAAAATATAAAAAAGGAATGTGAATGACTGATGAACTATATGAAAGACCCTAAAGGAATCGAAACAGAAAGCTTTGTTATTATCCAAGATACGATTGATGAAATAAATCCTGAATATCGTTTTAAAAATAAAACAGAAGAAATGATTATCAAAAGAGCGATTCATACAAGTGCAGATTTTGATTATTTAGAAAATTTACAATTCACACATGATGTGATTGAAGCAATGAACGCCTTTTTCAAAAACGGAAAAGGCACGATTTATACAGATACAACCATGGCTTTAAGCGGTATCAACAAACGAGTTTTGGATAAATTAAATATCTCTTACAAGTGTTTTATTTCAGATCCTGAAATCGTCAAAATAGCCAAAGAAAAACAAATCACACGTTCCATGGCAGCCATTGAACACGCCAGCACTTTAGAAGGAGACAAAGTATTTGTGATTGGGAATGCTCCAACGGCGATTTATAAAATACTAGAAATGGTTCAAGCAAAAGAACTAGATATTAAAGCTGTAGTGGGAGCACCTGTTGGATTTGTGGGAGCCGAAGAATCAAAAGAGGCTTTATTTGAAAGTGATATTCCAGCGATTGTAGCACGAGGACGTAAAGGTGGTAGTAATGTAGCTGCTGCCATTATTAATGCAATTATTTATCAATTGGACGTGGAATAAACATGGAAGAATTTGTCTATGTAAATGGGAAAAAGATGAAAAAAGGCTATACAACAGGCTCTTGCGCAACAGCTGCTTCAGTTGCGGCGACTCATCTTTTACTGAATTCAGAAGAATGTGAAGAAGTCAGTGTCACAACACCAGTTGATAAGGAAATCCAAATACCCATTGTTTCTTTAGAACGAGTGGATGAAAAGACAGCGATTGCCGCTGTAAGGAAAAATGGCGGGGATGACGCTGATGCCACTCACGGCATGTTGATTTATTC
Coding sequences within it:
- a CDS encoding cobyrinate a,c-diamide synthase, whose product is MKKIMVSAASSGSGKTTVTLGLLEALKRRNLDVQPFKVGPDYVDTKYHSRITENSSRNLDSFLIQNKETIKYLFDKQASQVDIAVIEGVMGLFDGFGIDKDCCSSSAMAKDLNAPVLLVVDGKSASTSISAVVKGFEEFDSDLKIQGVIVNNIASENHFSLVKGAIEKYTKATVYGYLRKNRTFALPSRQLGLVPDNEIDNVMGIIGLIADSLEETVDIDRLLSDLVDEDVQQINFPFELVPSNQSIKIAIAKDDAFHFYYPDNLELLEKIGAEIIEFSPMRDKELPQADFYYFGGGYPEEFAKELSENKEMRESVLKAHEACKPILAECGGLMYLGTSLKIAEDSFPMVGIFEGQSEMTSRLKRFGYCYGVLKEDCLLGKKGDKVYGHEFHHSIFETSEETAMLMEKKRDGKLISSWEGGYQKNNTFASYLHLHFFQSEPFIYQLVNSIHVQEDET
- the cbiB gene encoding adenosylcobinamide-phosphate synthase CbiB, which produces MTIILIILAFVLDLLIGDPYHWPHPVKVIGNYINLFQKDFVKPTDSSKKKYVLGGFLWLSTVIFAYLATWILIVVAFNINAYLGMAVFVYLAYTTLATKSLAKEGKKIIKTLENGTIEEARYQVSMIVGRDTSELTREEIAKATVETIAENTSDGVIAPMIFLFIGGPPLAMAYKAVNTLDSMVGYLTPKYKEIGYVSAKMDDLWNLIPARISFLLIALSSVLLNMNPKNTFMIGFRDRKNHKSPNGGYLEAPAAGALGIQLGGSHVYHGVEIYKPTIGEALKEVDSGDILKMNQLLYCSAILGLVLFSMILFLIQR
- a CDS encoding cobalt-precorrin-8 methylmutase is translated as MNYMKDPKGIETESFVIIQDTIDEINPEYRFKNKTEEMIIKRAIHTSADFDYLENLQFTHDVIEAMNAFFKNGKGTIYTDTTMALSGINKRVLDKLNISYKCFISDPEIVKIAKEKQITRSMAAIEHASTLEGDKVFVIGNAPTAIYKILEMVQAKELDIKAVVGAPVGFVGAEESKEALFESDIPAIVARGRKGGSNVAAAIINAIIYQLDVE